The DNA sequence GGTGCCGCGTCGAGCCCGCACTGGCCGGCGCCCCACCGGGCGCGCGCTTCCAGTTCGAGCGCCAGGGCTACTTCTGCGTGGACTCGCGCGACTCCGCCCCTGGGCGCCTGGTGTTCAACCGCACCGTGGGATTGCGCGACAAGTGGGCGAAGATCGAGAAGGGCGGGTAGAGAGATAATCATCAGTCAACTTGGCGAGGGGAGTAATCTGCCCGTGAATAGAAACCGTAGGGAATGACGCAGATACGTCGCGTGCTCGGCCAGGAGGGTGTCGCCACGCTCGGTGCGGGTGTAGGGCTGCCACGCCGTCTCCTGCAGGATGCCCCGCACGGTCTTCCGATCCAGCTCCAACTGCCGGGCGATCTCCGACTTCGAGCGCCGCTCGACGTGGTATAGCCGGTGCACCTCCCGCCAGCAATCCTCGCGGACCATCCGTCCCTCCCCGAGTGGTGTGACCTCGGGGCCAGTGTCGCCGTCCGTCGGCGCCAGTCCGGTCAACAATGTCGTCTCGCTCATGAACGTGCCCTCCTCGGTCAGGAGGGGTGAGGAATATTCAATGACCACAGGTGGGGATTATTGGGTGACCGCTGACATCCCGTCGAACTTGCCATAGAAGCAGCTCGCGATGTAGGCGCCGTACTCCTTCTGGTCCAGCTTCGCGGCGATGCCGATCTCCTTCAGGTCCTTCAGCACGAGCTGCAGGATGTCCGCGAGCGCCGTGGACCCGTAGCCGGTGAAGCGGAGGCTCGCGGGGAAGCCCTGCGGGTAGCCGGCCTCGGCCAGGAGGCGCTTGGCCTCCGCCGGGTCGTGCTGATAGTACCGGGCGCCCTCGCCGAGCTGGTCCACGGGCAGCGCCCAGTCCTTCAGGAACGCGCGCAGCGGCGGGTTCAGGACGCCCATGCCCTCCTGCACGGCCTCGATCACGCTCTGGCGGTTCACGGCGAGCGCGATGGCCCGGCGCACGCGGACGTCGCTGAAGGATTTCTGTCCGGCGAGGAAGGCGGAGATCGCGGCGGTCCGCTTTCATGGCGATAGCACTACAGCGAAGCGTTCTTCGGAGCAAGCGGACTTCTGGACGTCTGCGGTCGCAATCTGCGACCGCAAAAGGGCGGGACCGTATCCAAGTTTGGACATTGCAGAAATCGGCACCCCGAGCTCAGCATGGCGTCATGGGGCCTGGGATGTCCGCCCTTACCTCCGACCGAATCCGCGAGACGATCCTCTTCGTCCGCGGAGAAAAAACTATGCTGGACGCCAACCTGGCCGCTCTCTATGGAGTCCCCACTAAGGCTCTCGGCCAGGCCGTCAAGCGTAACGCGCTCCGATTCCCAGATGATTTCATGTTCCAGCTCACGCGTGCGGAATCGATGGCTTTGAGGTCACGATCTGTGACCTCAAAGAGTCGTGTTGGTCGCGGCGGTCGGCGGTATCGCCCGTACGCCTTCACCGAGCAAGGCGTCGCGATGCTCTCCAGC is a window from the Candidatus Methylomirabilota bacterium genome containing:
- a CDS encoding glutamine--tRNA ligase; this encodes CRVEPALAGAPPGARFQFERQGYFCVDSRDSAPGRLVFNRTVGLRDKWAKIEKGG
- a CDS encoding ABC transporter substrate-binding protein, whose protein sequence is MSAFLAGQKSFSDVRVRRAIALAVNRQSVIEAVQEGMGVLNPPLRAFLKDWALPVDQLGEGARYYQHDPAEAKRLLAEAGYPQGFPASLRFTGYGSTALADILQLVLKDLKEIGIAAKLDQKEYGAYIASCFYGKFDGMSAVTQ